The following are from one region of the Theropithecus gelada isolate Dixy chromosome 6, Tgel_1.0, whole genome shotgun sequence genome:
- the SCGB3A1 gene encoding secretoglobin family 3A member 1, translating into MKLAAALLGLCVALSCGSAAALFVGSAKHVAQPVTELESGAEAAAGTLAKPLGTMADPLGTLNALGTLNPLGTLNLLKLLLASLGIPVNHLVEGSQKCVAELGPEAMGALKTLLGVLTMFG; encoded by the exons ATGAAGCTCGCCGCCGCCCTCCTGGGGCTCTGCGTGGCCCTGTCCTGCGGCTCCG CTGCTGCTTTGTTTGTGGGTTCGGCCAAGCATGTGGCCCAGCCTGTCACTGAGCTGGAGTCAGGAGCAGAGGCCGCGGCCGGGACCCTGGCCAAGCCCCTCGGCACCATGGCCGACCCCCTCGGCACCCTCAACGCCCTCGGCACCCTCAACCCCCTCGGCACCCTCAACCTGCTGAAACTCCTGCTGGCAAGCCTGGGCATCCCCGTGAACCACCTCGTAGAGGGCTCCCAGAAGTGTGTGGCTGAGCTGGGCCCCGAGGCCATGGGGGCACTGAAGACCCTGCTG GGGGTCCTGACGATGTTTGGCTGA